In the Parafrankia irregularis genome, GCCAGCGGACCAGCCCGCGGCATCGGATCAACGCCCCCGAAGGGATGATCCCGCCACCGTCGTGGCTGGCCGCCCGCGCCACCGGCGGCCCCGATGAACGGAGATCGGCCGCCGGCGGGCAGAGCGCGGCACCGCTGCGGCTGCCGGCCCGCACCGTCACCGGCCAGGCCGGGGTCGGGGTGATCGACCTCGGTGTGGACGGGCTGGCCGTGGTCGCCGTCGCCTCCACGATCAACTTCGCGCTGCGCACACCGGATGAGCAGGACGGGCTGGTCGCCGTGTTCGCCCGCTGGTTGCACAGTCTGACCGCGCCGGTGCAGATCCTGGTGCGGGCCATGCCCGCGGACCTGTCCGGCCAGATCCATCTGCTCGACGATGCCGCCGAGCAGATGCCCCATCCGGCGCTCGCGCGCGCCGCCCGCGAACACGCCACCTACCTGGCGCAGCTCGCCGACGAGATGCAGCTCCTCACCCGCCAGGTGCTGCTGGTCCTGCGTGAACCGCTCGCCGCCGCCGGACCGGTCGATGGGCTCGGCGGCGCCTCCCCGCTGGCCGCGCTGTCCGGCCGGCGGGCGGCGGCCCGCGACGCCCGCCACGTCGGGGCCGCTGCCCGCCGGGCCGCGCACATCCGGCTCGCCCGCCGCCTCGCCGAGGCCACCGACCTGCTCGCCCCCGCCGGGATCGTTGTCACTCCG is a window encoding:
- a CDS encoding PrgI family protein, encoding MTHPVVIPADVDREDRIVANLTARQVLILTLTGIVLYLAWAGTRALLPLPVFVLLAVPVAVGAGVLVLGQRDGLSLDRLLFAAVRQRTSPRHRINAPEGMIPPPSWLAARATGGPDERRSAAGGQSAAPLRLPARTVTGQAGVGVIDLGVDGLAVVAVASTINFALRTPDEQDGLVAVFARWLHSLTAPVQILVRAMPADLSGQIHLLDDAAEQMPHPALARAAREHATYLAQLADEMQLLTRQVLLVLREPLAAAGPVDGLGGASPLAALSGRRAAARDARHVGAAARRAAHIRLARRLAEATDLLAPAGIVVTPLDAGTATSVLAAACNPAGLVPPAALAAPDEVITADVPEPAGGYPAYQPDIDDGFLDDAGFDDPGPVADPGYDDPFDDADDSDFWDPPAPRPPAGRSDDSSRRPARPTTRRGHRR